A single Corvus hawaiiensis isolate bCorHaw1 chromosome 24, bCorHaw1.pri.cur, whole genome shotgun sequence DNA region contains:
- the LOC125337732 gene encoding keratin, type II cytoskeletal 5-like: protein MQPSPDPWGIKGAPIFPFLRELWSLSGCAGPFSAAAMNRTLSMRAGGGGRSYSAASAMIPSSNRAGFSSVSRSGGGGGGFGRLIGGGGAGAGGGFGSRSLYNLGGSKRISIGVGSSFRAAFGSGAAGGSGLGGGGGGGGYGLGGGGAGGGLGLGLGGGGGGFGFGGGAGGLGFSGGQGGGGGFGLGGLVGLGGFPGGLGGGRNPVGFSGGPSGVGTIQEVTVNQSLLAPLNLEIDPNIQQVRKDEKEQIKTLNNKFASFIDKVRFLEQQNKVLETKWTLLQEQGQKNNSSKSNLDPLFEAYINNLRRQLANLLNERGRIDGELKNMQDLVEDFKNKYEEEINRRTAAENEFVVLKKDVDAAYMNKVELEAKVDALSDELNFLRALYEAELAQLSAQVSDTAVILSMDNNRDLDLSSIITEVKAQYEDIANRSRAEAEAWYQTKFEELQATAGKHGDDLRNTKGEISELNRLIQRIRSEIENTRNQCATLQTAIGDSEERGEMALKDAKAKMIDLEDALQKAKADMARQLREYQELMNVKLALDIEIATYRKLLEGEESRLSGEGLNPISYSVISSSSGMAGGAGLGGGFGGLSLSGGGGGSGFGLGGGGGSSFGLGGGVGSGFGLGGGGGSSFGLGGGGGSSFGLGGGGGSGFGLGAGSGGGGGGGGGGSYSFGSGGGLGFGTGVGLGGGFGGGSGLGTAGSHSHAGGSSSALSTSGGNFSSGSAKGTNPGVKIVSKTSSSKKSIKSQSLKNATEHE, encoded by the exons ATGCAACCAAGCCCAGATCCCTGGGGGATAAAAGGGGCACCCATATTCCCTTTCCTCAGAGAGCTGTGGAGTCTCTCTGGCTGTGCAGGGCCCTTCTCTGCTGCCGCGATGAACCGGACGCTCAGCATGAGGGCAGGAGGTGGAGGCCGATCCTACAGCGCTGCCTCGGCCATGATTCCAAGCAGCAACAGGGCTGGCTTTAGCTCTGTGTCACGATCGGGAGGAGGCGGAGGTGGCTTTGGGAGGCTCATTGgaggaggtggtgctggtgctggtggaggtTTTGGCAGCAGGAGCCTCTACAACCTTGGTGGTAGCAAGAGGATTTCCATCGGGGTTGGAAGCAGCTTCAGAGCGGCTTTTGGGAGTGGAGCTGCCGGTGGCTCCGGCCTGGGAGGTGGCGGTGGTGGGGGGGGCTATGGGCTTGGTGGTGGCGGAGCTGGTGGTGGGCTTGGGCTGGGGCTTGGTGGTGGAGGTGGTGGATTTGGCTTTGGTGGAGGTGCTGGTGGGCTTGGCTTTAGTGGtgggcagggaggtggtggagggTTTGGCTTGGGTGGactggtggggctgggaggaTTTCCTGGGGGGCTGGGTGGTGGCAGGAACCCGGTGGGATTTTCTGGTGGCCCATCTGGAGTGGGTACAATCCAAGAAGTGACTGTCAACCAGAGTCTGCTGGCACCACTGAACCTGGAGATAGATCCAAACATCCAACAGGTGCGGAAAGATGAGAAGGAGCAAATCAAGACCCTCAACAACAAATTTGCTTCTTTCATTGACAAG GTTCGcttcctggagcagcagaacaagGTGCTGGAGACCAAATGGACCcttctgcaggagcagggccaaAAAAACAACTCCAGCAAGAGCAACCTGGACCCGCTGTTTGAGGCCTACATCAACAACCTGCGGCGGCAGTTGGCCAACCTGCTCAATGAGCGGGGACGCATAGATGGGGAGCTGAAGAACATGCAGGACCTCGTGGAGGACTTCAAGAACAA ATACGAAGAGGAAATCAACCGGCGCACGGCAGCAGAGAACGAATTTGTGGTGCTCAAGAAG GACGTGGATGCTGCTTACATGAACAAGGTGGAGCTGGAGGCCAAGGTGGATGCCTTGAGTGATGAACTCAACTTCCTTCGAGCCCTCTACGAGGCG GAGCTGGCCCAGCTCAGTGCCCAAGTGTCTGACACCGCCGTCATCCTGTCCATGGACAACAACCGGGACCTGGACCTGAGCAGCATCATCACCGAGGTCAAAGCTCAGTACGAGGACATCGCCAACCGGAGCCGGGCCGAGGCTGAGGCTTGGTACCAAACCAAG TTTGAGGAGCTGCAGGCTACGGCTGGGAAACACGGTGATGACCTGCGCAACACGAAGGGTGAAATCTCAGAGCTCAACCGGCTCATCCAGAGAATCCGCTCTGAGATAGAGAACACGAGGAACCAG TGTGCCACCCTGCAGACAGCCATCGGAGACTCTGAGGAGCGCGGGGAAATGGCTCTCAAGGACGCCAAGGCAAAGATGATTGACCTGGAAGATGCCCTGCAGAAAGCCAAGGCTGACATGGCCCGGCAGCTCCGGGAATACCAGGAGCTCATGAATGTCAAACTGGCCCTGGACATTGAGATTGCGACCTacaggaagctgctggagggCGAGGAGAGCAG GCTCAGCGGGGAGGGACTGAACCCCATCAGCTACT cagTCATCAGCTCCAGCTCCGGCATGGCTGGTGGAGCTGGCTTAGGAGGAGGATTTGGTGGACTGAGCCTGAGTGGAGGAGGCGGAGGAAGTGGTTTTGGCCTTGGAGGAGGTGGTGGAAGCAGCTTTGGTCTTGGAGGAGGTGTTGGAAGCGGTTTTGGCCTTggaggaggcggcgggagcAGTTTTGGCCTTggaggaggcggcgggagcAGTTTTGGCCTTGGAGGAGGAGGCGGGAGTGGTTTCGGTCTTGGAGCTggcagtggaggaggaggaggaggaggaggaggaggaagctaCAGCTTTGGAAGCGGAGGAGGACTTGGATTTGGGACTGGAGTTGGTCTTGGAGGTGGATTTGGAGGAGGGAGTGgtctgggcactgctggcagccacagccatgccggaggcagcagcagcgcccTGAGCACCAGCGGAGGGAATTTCAGCTCTGGAAGTGCAAAAGGCACCAACCCAGGTGTGAAAATCGTCTCCAAAACCTCCTCCAGCAAAAAGAGCATAAAAAGCCAAAGCCTGAAGAATGCCACAGAGCACGAATAA
- the LOC125337741 gene encoding keratin, type II cytoskeletal 5-like — protein sequence MSRISFRSSTGGGMRGFSSGSAIVGGGGGGTRSSFSSVSVSRVGGGRAGGGGGFGAGGGFGSRSLYNLGGSKRISYSSVGGGLRSGAGGGYGFGLGYGGGAGAGFGLGGAAAGGGYGLGSGFGLGGPGFGGRGGPGFPVCPPGGIHEVTVNQSLLAPLKLDIDPEIQKVRTQEREQIKTLNNKFASFIDKVRFLEQQNKVLETKWSLLQEQGHTVTRKSLEPIFEAYINNLRRQLDSLVGERGRLDSELRNMQDMVEDFKNKYEDEINRRTGAENEFVVLKKDVDGAYMNKVELQGKADALAEEINFLRALYEAELSQMQQQVSDTSVVLSMDNNRNLDLNSIIAEVKAQYEDIANRSRAEAEAWYQNKYEELQVSAGRHGDDLRNTKIEISEINRMVQRLRNEIDSVKKQCANLQAAIAEAEERGEMALKDAKAKLAELEDALQKAKADLARQLREYQELMNVKLALDIEIATYRKLLEGEESRLAGEGVGAVSVSVVSSSSGMGYGGGSSLGLGGGLGLGGGSGSGGYTMSSGGFGGGSGGFGGGSGGLSYGGGSSFSSGSSRGISSSTGGSVRIVSKTTTSKKTIR from the exons ATGAGCCGGATCTCTTTCAGATCATCTACTGGAGGGGGCATGAGGGGCTTTAGCTCAGGCTCTGCTATCGtaggaggtggtggtggtgggaccAGAAGCAGTTTTAGCTCTGTCTCTGTCTCCAGAgttggaggaggaagagctggaggtggaggaggTTTTGGAGCTGGCGGTGGCTTCGGCAGCAGAAGTCTCTATAACTTAGGTGGAAGCAAAAGAATTTCCTACAGCTCGGTTGGTGGAGGTCTACGGAGCGGAGCCGGGGGTGGATACGGCTTTGGTCTTGGCTATGGtggtggagcaggagctggcttTGGCttaggaggagctgctgccggTGGTGGCTATGGGCTGGGAAGTGgatttgggctgggagggcccGGATTCGGTGGCCGAGGTGGCCCCGGGTTCCCTGTTTGCCCACCTGGTGGCATCCACGAAGTGACTGTCAACCAGAGCCTCCTGGCACCCCTCAAGCTGGATATCGATCCGGAAATCCAGAAGGTGCGAACGCAGGAGAGGGAGCAGATCAAGACCCTCAACAACAAATTTGCCTCCTTCATCGACAAG gtgcgCTTTTTGGAGCAACAGAACAAGGTGCTGGAGACCAAGTGGAGCCTCCTCCAAGAGCAGGGTCACACTGTTACCAGGAAGTCCCTGGAGCCCATTTTTGAAGCCTACATCAACAACCTCCGGCGGCAGCTCGACAGCCTGGTGGGAGAGAGGGGCCGCCTGGACTCCGAGCTCCGCAACATGCAGGACATGGTGGAAGACTTCAAGAACAA ATATGAAGATGAGATCAACCGGCGCACAGGTGCTGAGAACGAGTTCGTGGTTCTCAAGAAG GACGTGGATGGTGCTTACATGAACAAGGTTGAGCTCCAGGGCAAGGCCGATGCGCTGGCAGAGGAAATCAACTTCCTGAGAGCTCTGTACGAAGCG gagctgtcccagatGCAGCAGCAAGTGTCCGACACCTCCGTGGTCCTGTCCATGGACAACAACCGGAACCTGGACCTCAACAGCATCATCGCTGAGGTGAAGGCGCAGTACGAGGACATCGCCAACCGGAGCCGTGCCGAGGCTGAGGCTTGGTACCAGAACAAG TACGAGGAGCTCCAGGTCTCTGCCGGGAGACACGGGGACGacctgaggaacaccaagattGAGATTTCAGAGATCAACCGGATGGTCCAGAGGCTGCGGAATGAGATTGACAGTGTGAAGAAACAG TGTGCCAACCTCCAAGCAGCCATTGCTGAGGCCGAGGAGCGCGGGGAGATGGCCCTCAAGGATGCCAAGGCTAAGCTGGCCGAGCTGGAGGATGCCCTGCAGAAAGCCAAGGCTGACCTGGCCCGGCAGCTCCGGGAATACCAGGAGCTCATGAATGTCAAGCTGGCCCTGGACATCGAGATCGCGACCTacaggaagctgctggagggCGAGGAGAGCAG GCTCGCTGGAGAAGGAGTCGGAGCTGTCAGTGTCT CCGTGGTCAGCAGCTCCAGCGGGATGGGCTACGGCGgcgggagcagcctgggcttggGCGGGGGGCTCGGCCTGGgtggcggcagcggcagcggcggctaCACCATGAGCAGCGGCGGTTTTGGAGGCGGTAGCGGAGGCTTTGGAGGCGGATCTGGGGGGCTCAGCTACGGCGGAGgcagctccttcagctctgggagcagccgGGGCATCAGCTCCAGCACGGGAGGCAGCGTCAGGATCGTTTCCAAGACCACCACCAGCAAAAAGACCATCAGATAA